The following DNA comes from Augochlora pura isolate Apur16 chromosome 6, APUR_v2.2.1, whole genome shotgun sequence.
GAAATTGACAAATccaaagtttattaaaattggtaatttaatttttaccatttttgttaCTGAGAGGTGGATTTACACTTTTCATACTACAGTTTATGGTGTTAATTAGTTGTCAGTTATTTCGATTGTAGCAACAAATTTTGAATAAGTTgccaaaaatgtatttatctgattataatttattatttttttcttaggTTTATGGCAAGTATGTTTCCAAGGATTTGAACATCCTCATCACTTATacgatacaaaattttatggCTGTTGGTGGGTGTTTGAAGAAGAGTACTACATAATTCATGATATTCTTCTACCACCCTTTTTTGTGGCAACACAGTTTTTCTTCACATTGTGTCTAACTTTATTATTGATAGGAAGTTTTCTAACAACATTATATGCATGTTGTTCACGCCATCACCACAAATATCAGTTGTTATTATGGACAATTGgtggaaatttattgttagGTGGAATATGTGGTATTATAtctgttattatatttggtGCCCGTGGGGATGGGAGAGATTGGATGCCCAACTGGGAACATAATGAGATCAGTTGGTCTTATGCACTTGCTGTGATCGGTAGTTTTGTTTTGGTTCTCGCTGGTATCTTATTCTTAATCGAGGGACGTAGACATAAGAAGAAACAAGAGAGAATTCTGAATGAAGAACAAAAGACTCATACGACCATCTAATTACAGTctttgcgaaataaaaacatgaATCTctcctaaattatttaaagcaatggaaaaattgtacacAACTATGTTGGTTTCAGACACAGTTTatgtgaaatcatttttagtaAGCTCAGTGCAGATTTTATAAAGactattacatatttttacattcatACTCATTATGTTGATAAGTATTATGTCCACTGCATGCAAATGTCCATGTTGCCTTATATATGCagtaattatatcaatattaggAAAGCTTAAagtcaaaaaaatattttgtatatccTTATAACTTTTAACACAAGtaaattatgcatttattacttgtttttgtagaataattaatgctACAAATCCGTCCATAGAAGTAAGGAATGTTATGCAAAGAGACTAAGAGTCtgtaaatagtaatattattaaacatataacTGAAACCATAGTATGTTCtaaatccaaataaatattgtatatttgttgTAACCTTTTATATCAGAAAAGTGTATAAGAagttgaaacaataaaataatttgttttaaattttctgttttatcgtCCTTTACGAAATGTGATACGATTCCCCCGTAATTAAGAAATCAATAGCATTtctagagaaaaataattaaggaagGGATAGAATACGGTCAAGCTGTGACCTATTTTACTATCAGGGAAATAACTCAACGTGAGTTACGACTAAGATTGCGTGCACGAAGATCGACGTCAGGTGTAAGTCGTTGACCCAGTTTAGCTCCTATTTTAATCATTCACCtagtaaacattttttcacaCCTATTGACAGTTATCAACACTCTAGTAACGTCGAGTggaatttacataaacaattTATCTTCCATATGTCCCACGTGCCATGGGctagatattttatacttcatATGTAAATCCGCGAATCTACGAAGTTTCAAGGATATCtcaacataaaaaaataatactctGGTTATAAGTTATAAGACGAATTGATAATGTGTACCACATAAGTCGcgagtttttaaattttacagattATTTCGTCATTGCAATTCTTGGGTAACATACTGAACAATATAGGAATACGTTTtagagttatttaattaaccggAATTGATCGGAATAAATTAgataagaaaaacaattttaatgggaATGTCATCCAAAAATTAGTTTGTTGTATTAAATACATAGATATacaaatacattatattaccaCCAGCTTTTTGAAGTGATGCAAtgagtataaataaataaatattattaaaaagatcgcatatatatgtacacacaAAAcgtaaatatatgaaatatcatTATACATGTAAGCAtacttgttttttttaataacacgCGGAAAAACGAAGTGTCACCTGTTTATGAAAGAAGTCATATGAATTGCATCTGAATGAATCACAAGCAGAATAGCAATAAGAGTGACGCGCGCATTCCAAGAAACTTGAATATAGATCTAGTGATGGGTGTAGGTCAACTAGCgattctaaaaagaaaaagatttttacaGAGCATTGAAAGTACTCTTGTATAAATGAAACAtcgataatttaatgaaagtttAAGCGAATGTTTTCATTGAACATGGCATAGCGTTGTCTATTTTGGATTAACTGTTCGTGTTTAAAATtagtcgaatttttaaaattccaaattcgaaaaaagaaatacatggTTACATCCCAGCTTAAATATACGTATAACACATTATGCACcaataatactatattgtattgcTGTGATTACATTAAGTAACTAATTCACTGTAAATATAGTGTTTTTgatgcatatttattatttatatgaaaaagtaGACACACAGACAAAAATGTACATGTAGGTATAACGTACATTCTTGACAGATTGAGAACCGTTTGTTGGTAGTTTGTAGTGCTCGTGGGATACTCACGGTTTTACAAGGTTAGGTTAGATGCTATACTACACGGCCACCACACAGCATAACGTGTTTGGGTGTGGTTAATACCGTGGGATCTTTACAGAATCGGTTAGATCCGAAGCGTTCGTTTGTCGTACGCCCTGCGACTGTATTCCGCTTCGTGATCTCTACCGTTCGAAGAACGATTCTTCGCGATGAAGAAGAGAAGCTTCTCCGGCAATATCGGAGTTGGTGTATACATTGTTGCTTTCGTCTGCGTTTGTGTCTCGTTTGGCACACCAGCATGGTTAGTGAGCGATTATCGGATTACTGGTGCAAAACTTGACAAATTGGGTCTCTGGACCCATTGTTTTCGATCTCTGCCGAATCCTCAGGAAATGGACGCACCCAGGCGTTTCTTTGTTGGTTGCCGATGGGTCTATGATCCTTTTACTGCAGGATACTCTGAAATCCTTGGCTTTTTATTACCTCgtaagtttcttttttaattttaccttGTCATTACCATTTCTCTGAGCTTGTAtaacgtttattttaattacagcaTTCATGATAGCaacacagtttttctttactGTGTGTTTCCTGTTGAGTTTGATATCATTGGTGTTGATATTATTGTTTACCTTGTGTTGTGATCCTGAGCAAAAAAGATATGTACAACTTATTTTCGTCATTGGGTACTTATTGCTGATTGGTGGTATAAGTGGCGGAGTGGCTGTGATTATATTTGCCAGTCTTGGAAACACAGATGGTTGGATGCCTGGTCAtgctaataatttctttggcTGGTCCTTCATAATGGCAGCTGTTGGTAGCATACTGACTATAATAGCAGGTGTGCTTTTTCTTGTTGAAGCAACCGTGCAACGTAAAAAGAGGGAATACTTGAAGGAATCTCAAACAAGATTTGAACTTGACTCTCGTTCATGAGTAGGGAATATTTCATGTAAAAGACTTGCACAATACTTTAGTaccaaaatattgtaatattattccgtCCATACTAGCATGTTTCTGGTAATAGAACTATATAGAAGTTATGTTAGAATTGCTGTTACTGTAAGTACAAAGTATGATATGACATAagatttgtatttttgtatgatgttttatacatacaggatatgtaaaaatgtattttacaaaGAAGTATACTCGGtttgttaatgttttttttgttGTGCATTAACATTATCAAAAGTTGATAGtgcaatgaaaaaaatgtgaagaGTGCTTTTCTTCGTGCACCAAATGCtttaaaagaatgaaaatagtCTCGATCATAATTGATAGAaagtattctatattttctcattttctatAGATAGCATAAGTTGTTGAATTCTgcagtattttataaagtaaacgTTCACTGCCATCGgtgaatttatatgtaataaatttgcaATGAGATCCGTCCTTAGGTACAGAATTATAATTGTAGTTGTTccatgtaataaaaatggagcaattcataataaatttttgtatcatatttttacttcaataaattacttaataattatatgtacagACATacttctgtatttttttattgtcctCGATCATGTATCCCAAACCGATTTCAAATTCGAACAGAAACGATCCAAAACCACTATGTATGAAATTACACTGGTACcatatataaaaacatacaGGCAGCCGCTTTATCGACGTTAAGTTGGTAACACTACAATGCTGAGAGGTGTGGCAAGTTTAGAAGGATCTGAGTGTTTTCGCAATTATAAACAAACAGTTTTAGTAGTGCTGGTTActtcttatattttctttcatcaaACTCGAAGAATTGAAAATGTCTCTCGAGAAACAGGAATATCACCGCGCATCAAGTAAGtactgataaataatttttataattatgttatttaaagaagaaacatCCCTAACCTCTCTTAACTGTTGATTATGTTAATTCAGATGCGGTAGTATTTGGTGGACTGATCACGTATATCGCTGGTCTATTATTAGTAATGGCATTTACCAGGTaagcgttttttttttaaataaaaataatttatgtatcgAGTACCTTGCGTAATTAGCATTTACTTAGCTAACTTACTTACAGCCCTTATTGGATTGAATCCTATCAAGGAACATTTAGTAGTTTCAAGCATATGGGACTGTGGGAATACTGTTTCAAAGAATTTCGATATCCATACTATCAATTTGACAAACAATTTGACGGATGTCATCACATATTCTCAGAggaatattatgtaattcgTGAGTGGCTATTACCCGGCTGGCTATTGGTAGTGCAAACACTTGTTACTGTTGCCCTTTTACTTTCCTTTGCGGCACAAGTTATGATTGCGTTAACATTAGTGCGTTGGCCATTGAAATTTGTACTGAATAATGAATGGCTTCTCTCCTCAGTTTCCTTCTTATGTTGTGGTGGAGCAGGTAAATATCATATCTTCATTGTTTAGTATGTTAGAAATATGAATCCTTGAATTTTACTTTTCAGGCACTCTACTGTTCTTAGCAGTATCGATATTTGGAGGACAATGCTGGCGCAGGGACTGGTTAATGTACCCGAATTTTAACCACTTGTCTTGGTCATACGCGTTAGCGGTCGTTTCGTTCATGTTTCATTTATTGGCTGCATTCTTCTTATATCTGGATGCAAAAGCTGGTCACAGAATACGTAAAGAATCTCGTAATTTGGTGATGCAAATGCAACCTAATCCACAGTCACATCAAGGGTTACAAAGAAGTggttatatataattgaatctCCCAATCATAGAACTCTAATCACAAAGTATATGAGTTCTGTACAGCTTAAGCAAACGAAAACACTGTCTGCTTTCAGAGTTACTCTTTGATATGACATTGGCGTGCAGTCGAGGTTACACGcgtatattttactatttaaattactaatttactatttaaatccGTCCATTTTTAAGAGATTTATGCAGTTAGATAAAGAagtttgtttttatatatatacttctgtattataattttgtatgtacatgtaattagaaaagaaaaatgtttagtgTAACAATGTTACAGagataaatgaatttctacTTCTGTAAAGTCGTGAATATCTCTGTAATCCGTTGATCATTCTGCagaatgataatttttaaacatttgaaatattcacaAACTTGTTGATATTAAGATTACACACAGCGAATTCTTTGCCGTTTACTTCGAAGATACGAGCAATGACCAACGagaataatattcaaacaaGCAAACGAAAACAAATTCTTATCACTGACCTGGAATTTTTGAGTGGGTGGCTAAATCCAGAATGTATTTAGTCGTGTTCAGGGGTAGATTACCGTCGAGAACGATGAAGCTGGCATTTTCCACATGTGCTCGATGTTTCTTCACCACGTCAGGAGTGATACACGTAAAGATGTTCATTTCACCGATTCCGAAATAGCACTCGCCTTTGCAGTCGACTATCACAGTACACCTTGAAttggaaaatcgatttcttgTGGATAATTGGTTTTATAGCAATAGTCGTTTTAGTTTGTTTAAAGAGAAAGTGCTGTATGCAAGGATCATCCAGAGAACAGTAAGAgtattgttaaagaaaatcgGTGACAATTTGTTATAGTAACAAACGGTTATTCCATTTTGCTCGGTACTATCCGCTATCAGAGCTAATAGCCAATAGTCGTTAACGTTAATGATGGGTTTTTATTGTCACTAAGCTTAGTATCGCGGAAGAGTTTTTTCTTTGGAAACTTAAGTCGTAAATAAACCTTGGATCCCCAGAGAACCCCGACTGCCCCTTTTAATCTCTAATGGTTTATTCGCAGTCCTTCGTGAGGTTTTATCGTCGATGCTATTCAAGGGTAGCAGTAGATATAACCCGTGTCCTTTGCGAAACAGTTGGAAACCAACTCGTTGGTGTAAACATAAACATCGTAACTGAACATTTACTACAAGGGAAGGTGCACATACTTAGCCGTAGACATGTTCGACAATTGCTCGATGGTCCTGCCTCCATCTCCTAGACTTTTAATTATAGCTTTCCCAGGCAGATCGTTGCCAACAACGGATATTAACCGCGTGGCATCCAGACCAAGGTAGATCAACGCGTTGGCGATGTTTCGACCGACCCCGCCGCAACTTTCATGGCTTCCACCGGCATGCGTTCTACCGTCGCTCTGAAAAAAATACGTCGATTATTGATCCGGGATATGGAAAAGATGCGCCGCTTTAATCGCGCGCGAACAACACCGACGTCTTTCCGATCGATCAATCGTAATCGTCGTCGACAACTGTTCACGCGAAAGCTGAACGATTATCGATCGACAACTTCATTCGAATTTCTccctcgaaaataaaagaaaagatatcCTTGGGATTTCCTCGTAGTTCGACACGCAGATAGTAAAcaagaaactttttaaattgcgCGCGTCAGCGAAACTGCCagttatttttaagataataatCGATCCGTCTTCCATTCTCCTCTCCCTACCTCTCTTACTCACTCTCGGCGGttagattttcttttttataccAATGCGGTATACAGTTGTATCGATACCAGTTATTCCCGTTGTATAACGCCGTCTATTTAAACCCTAAggttttcgattattttagaCCGTGGAGaggaattataaaatcgtGGTTGTGGTCGTTTCCGACTACGTATGTATATCCGTAACACGTGCCGACTCGAGGACATCACGTTCGTAGGATTAATTTCCCACCCTAGACCACCCCTGTTTCAGTCGTCCCCCCCTTCCGACCTCCTGCGGCCTCGGTACGCTCCCGTTCATTCGTTGTTCAACGCGGAGAAGAAATATACAGGAAAAGtgtgaatttttcaaagagataCATCGGCGAGTTATTCTCTTGCATTCTTACGTCCACGCATCTTTCTCAGATCTAACGGCAACGATTCAATTATGAGACAAGCATTTCTCCAAAGGTACTCGCAGAGTAATTGAGCAGAAGGCTAGCACTCGGCTTGTGGGAGGAGAGCGACCCCTTTATTGCGCAAgctccttttcttcttttctgtttctcgcttttccatttttctcttcGGCCAATCTCGTGTCATGTTTGTTCTCCAAATTATTCTCTTTGTCCTGTTCGTTCCTCCCTTCGCCCGCACAGATGCCTTACCCACTGGCTATCTTCGCACTCTTCGAATGCTTCTGCGATTTTAAACAGCTTGCATTTGCTTTCCTCTTGGAAAAGCACTTTCATTTCTTCTCTCGGCTTTCGGGCAATGATCTTATCTCTCCGGCGCAGAGTGCGACACTTTCTAAAACGATCCCCAAGAATTCGAGTTTTGTGATCTTTCCCAAAGGTAAGTTTCATCCCTTCTCGAAACTCTCGACCGTGCGCCTTCCACAAGCTTTGCCGACTCTGCCGCCATGAACAAGATTCTTCGCTCGTTCTACTCCATCGCGTACAACTTTCTCTTTCCGTATTATGCTCGATACTCCTCCTTCTCGCGATACGATTCTTCCACCCTTGTTCCTCGTCCGCGTTTCATCTTCCGCCCTTGTGTTTCGCGCGTCGCCTTCAGCCCTGTTCAAACATCTAGGCATGCTCCGTTTCTTTTCGGAGCAacttgtctctctctttttcatcCCGATCCAACAAGCTTCCGTAATTCGCTGCGTCCATCCTCCCGACTGTCCTCTCGTCCGACTTAACCCCACTCCCGACGCTTTTCCGCTCGCTTCCTCTCTCAATATGTTGGTCGAGCTATCTCCTTTCCATTTTCTGCTTGCACTCTGAGATTTCCCGAGTTGCTTCCTCCTTTGCTCCCACTCTCTCGTCGGTGGGTCTCTTTTACGCGCGAACCACCCCGGACTTGGAAGCGTCCCCTGGTTCGTGAGCTTCCGCCACGTTGTTCAGTCGTCTCCGTCTCGCCGCGATCTCCTTCGAGCGGAgatcgttctctctctctctctttccctccctcccccttctctttctctctctccccttttctctctcgtgGACGGAGTGTTCCACCCTCTGTGCTCCAAGCCCCAACCCTGTAAGTCGAAGCTggctctctcttgctctcgcaCCGTCTTTATTCGGAGTGTTGGTGGTGCGCAACGGTGCCCGGTGGTCGCGCTGTCTGTCGCCGACACTGTGCAAGCGCGCGACTCAGTCCGGTTGCCTACCTCGGGCGCTGTTGACAGCcaggcagcgcgcgcgcgccccacGCCAACCCCTTTATCCCGTTTTCCCGATGCCAGCCGCGTTAGCACACAGTTCTTCTCCACAGTGCTAGCGCGAGAGAGGTTCAGGGCAAGAGAGCGCATCCGAACGTGAACGTAGTCGGGTAGTCGGGTAGTCGGCTAATCGGCGGATAGGCTGGTTGGGTAGCGCGCGTAACCGGCCATCGAATATCGCGAATCGGTTAACAAGGGTGCTGGTATCGGGTAGCATTCCGTCATCTCGGCCAGTGGATTCGCTTCGAATCGGGATCGTGCTGTTGTGTGGTGTTTCTCCGTTTTGCGATACGGGTGTTGTCGCGACGAGCCGAGATCGGAGTCTCGTCAAGGCCGCTCCTCGTCGAGCGCAATCATGACGAACGAGTGTGGAATGACCGAGCGCGCGAGATCATGCTGGTGAACGGGCCTGCTGCGAGAACCCGGGCTAAACGGCGAAGGAAACAAACGAGCTGGCATGAACGGCCAGGAGAACAGTCCTCCCGACGACGCTCGCGGCAATGGACATAGACGGGACCTGGCCACCACCGCAACGATCGCGATCCTGCTTGTAGGATCGTTCGAGATCCTACACTCTTCCGGACTATTAGCTGCGTTGGTTCCCGCTCGCGATACTTGTGCTCTTCGTGATAATGTGCGTGCCCGATTGACGGTGTACCGAGATCTCGGGAGAGCCTGCGTCGCCTGAAAGGTTAGTACAACCAACCACCGATGTCCTCGACATCTCATCGAGCTCCCAACGAGGTCCTATCGAGACGGCCTCGTCGGATACCATGGGATAACCGTGTGTGTATCACGTGCGCGTAGACCAACCATCGACGACgctattgaaatatttttcttgtatccGGGATGGCCGAAGGAAGAGGTTCGAGAGAGGGGAGTCGTTCGTTAGATTTCTCGAGGGTAGTTGAGAGCATGTTCGTTGGTTGTCGTGCTACTGATTATTTCAATTCCTCTGGAGAGGATGCGTCATTGATAATCTTCGATCAGTTCGGATAGTTTCAGGAGGATTTGGATAGATTCAGGAAATGTCCGGTTCTCTCCAGAAACGAAAGACGCGATGGTGACAGATCTAACCGCGTCGAGACCTAGGCTCTAGTCAGCAAATATTAGCTAGTCGAGGTCGAAGCTGTCGAGGCGGGGCCGTGACAGCACTAGTAAGCCAGCAAGTTACCAAGacggtcgaataaattcaCGGGATGAGAAACAGGGCTGAAGGAAAGCGACAATAAATTCGTTCGGGAAGGTCGGGAGGAGGATTGCATAACGTCCACCTCTCCCGTCGCCCTATGCCACCCTCCCACCTTCCAccctcattctctctctctctctctctctctcttcctctctcttcctctccgtGTCTCTGTCATTCTATCACTCACGGTTCGTCTCTCGTTTCCTCTCTGTCAGCCAGCACCGCTTGAAACGGTAACAAACATTCGTGCCGATGCCTAATTAAAAGCATTCAAGTAGCACCGCGAGTCGCAGTTCTGAATTCCTAGGAGAAAAATCAACCATTCCCATAGTGACATTTTCGTGGACAAAATGCAATGTAATCTCGATTTCATCTAAA
Coding sequences within:
- the Sinu gene encoding claudin family member sinuous, with the translated sequence MKKRSFSGNIGVGVYIVAFVCVCVSFGTPAWLVSDYRITGAKLDKLGLWTHCFRSLPNPQEMDAPRRFFVGCRWVYDPFTAGYSEILGFLLPPFMIATQFFFTVCFLLSLISLVLILLFTLCCDPEQKRYVQLIFVIGYLLLIGGISGGVAVIIFASLGNTDGWMPGHANNFFGWSFIMAAVGSILTIIAGVLFLVEATVQRKKREYLKESQTRFELDSRS
- the Kune gene encoding claudin → MGKTRNGKAAAICTVVAFVLIVIAFTTPNWLETDGKLTNPKFIKIGLWQVCFQGFEHPHHLYDTKFYGCWWVFEEEYYIIHDILLPPFFVATQFFFTLCLTLLLIGSFLTTLYACCSRHHHKYQLLLWTIGGNLLLGGICGIISVIIFGARGDGRDWMPNWEHNEISWSYALAVIGSFVLVLAGILFLIEGRRHKKKQERILNEEQKTHTTI
- the Pck gene encoding claudin superfamily protein pickel, translating into MSLEKQEYHRASNAVVFGGLITYIAGLLLVMAFTSPYWIESYQGTFSSFKHMGLWEYCFKEFRYPYYQFDKQFDGCHHIFSEEYYVIREWLLPGWLLVVQTLVTVALLLSFAAQVMIALTLVRWPLKFVLNNEWLLSSVSFLCCGGAGTLLFLAVSIFGGQCWRRDWLMYPNFNHLSWSYALAVVSFMFHLLAAFFLYLDAKAGHRIRKESRNLVMQMQPNPQSHQGLQRSGYI